A stretch of DNA from Kangiella sediminilitoris:
AGTACAGAACGTCGATCTGCGGTTTCTCTCGCCAGTATTTTTGCTTTGCGCATGCTAGGGCTCTTTATGCTATTGCCTGTCATTCGGATATTAGGCGAGGATCTGGAAGGAGCAACGTTACCGCTATTAGGATTAGCCTTGGGTATTTATGGTCTGTCTCAGGCTATTCTGCAGCTTCCGTTGGGTGTGTTATCCGACAAGATTGGCCGTAAGCCAGTGATTTATGGTGGTTTGCTGATATTCATTGCAGGTAGTTTAGTCGCAGGGTTTTCTGAGTCGATCTGGGGGCTGATTGCCGGGCGTGCACTTCAAGGTGCAGGTGCAATTGCCAGTGCCGTAATGGCCTTAGCGGCGGATCTAAGCCGACCACAGCAGCGCTCAAAAATGATGGCTATGATTGGTGCCAGTATCGGATTGGCATTTGCTATCTCACTGATTTTAGGCCCTTTGCTGGCTAACTGGCTGTCACTACAAGGACTGTTCTTTGTTATCGCAACACTGGCCTTTGTGGCCCTGGTCGTTGCCATGACCCTGGTTCCAAACGGGGAGCAAGCCAGCAAAGTCAGTTTAAACTTGAGTTTTGCTGAGCGTTGGCAACATGTTACGGCCAAGGGGCGTATATTTGTGTTGGCGCTTGCTGTGTTTGTTATTCACTGGTCATTAGTCGCTGTCTTTATGATAGTTCCTGAAAAACTAGAGATTAGCGGCTTCGAGCTAAGCCAGCACTCATGGATTTATTTAACTGTATTAGTCTTATCGATAGCCTTAATGGTTCCGATGATGCTGAGAGCCGAAAGAAAGAAAAAGCACCGTCAAATCATGCAGCTGGCTTTCTTTGTTATTGTATTAGCTTTGGCCAGTTTATTTACCGGGTTTACCCATATTGTATTCTGGCTGGTGGTGCTGACGTTATTCTTCGCAGGATTTAACCTGCTAGAGGCTAAACTGCCATCTACCGTTTCAAACTTGTTTGGGTCTCAATATCGGGGTACTGCTCTTGGTGTTTTTAGTACAAGCCAGTTTCTCGGGGCTTTTCTCGGAGGTAGCTTAACGGGTTATTTACTGCCAAAACTGGGTGTTGATGGTATCTTGTACCTCAATATAGGTTTGGCTGTTATTGCTGGATTGGCTTTATCGGCACTGGGCAAACTGCCTGAAATTGAAAAAATTGTGATTCAGCTAAGCGATACTGATGAAAAGTCTGGGCAAAAAGCACAGATTTCTGCATTAAAAATGCCCGGAGTGATGGAAGCGGTTGCTAGTGGCACAGAGGGCAAGGTATATTTACAAGTTGATAAATCACGTATAAATCAAAAGGACTTGATGGCTCTAGGCCAAATTGAAGGCTAGACACAAGACAGAATTTATAAAGAATAGGAGTACTACATGGCCAGTCGTGGCGTTAATAAAGTTATATTAGTTGGTAATCTTGGTAAAGATCCTGAGATCCGCTACACAGCGGATGGTCGTGCTATTGCGAATATCACGGTAGCGACCTCCGAGTCATGGAGAGATAAGAGTTCAGGGCAGCAGCAAGAAAAAACCGAATGGCACCGAGTGGTAATTTTCGGTAAATTGGCTGAAATTGCTGGAGAGTACTTACGTAAAGGTTCTCAGGTTTACTTCGAAGGTAAGCTGCAAACGCGTAAATGGCAGGACCAGTCAGGTCAAGACCGCTACACAACAGAGGTCGTGGTCGATATTAACGGGCAAATGCAGATGCTTGGCGGTCGTAGTGGCGGTGGTGGTGATACATCGTTTGGTGATAACAGTTCATTTGGTGGTCAGCAACAGAAGCCACAGAATCAACAGTCGCCACAACCAGCACCAGCAATGGATGACGACTTTGATGATGACATTCCGTTCTAATGTCATAAACGCCTTATATAATTATTAAATACAATAAATTAGCTTAACCAAGGAGACAATAATGAGCTATCAAGATATTGAGCAACAAGATGTTGCCGTTAGCCGTGGTGGTTTAGGTGACCGCGCAAAATTTATTACGAAAACCTACAATCATTTGCTTGGCGCGATTTTTGCTTTTGTATTGATCAGTGTTTACTTCTACCAGTCAGGAATCTCAATGGCGATTGCCGAGTGGGTGTTCTCATTTGGTGCTGGCTGGATGGTTCTTCTAGGGGGCTTTATTGCCGCAAGTTGGGCTGCTACTCATTTAGCTCATACTTCTCAGTCAAAGGTTACTCAGTACTCGAGCCTGATAGGCTTTATTATTGCTGAAGCTATCATCTTTGCTCCTATGCTGTTGATTGCAGCGAATTATGCCAATGGAGTCATTAAGAGTGCGGCTACGGTAACCTTGGTGGGCTTCGCAATATTAACCGCAATTGTTTTCTACACTCGCAAGGACTTCTCGTTCTTACGCGGTATTCTTATGTGGGCGGGTGGTCTAGCGCTATTGGCCATTGGTGCTGCATTCATTTTTGGCTTCCAGCTTGGGACCTGGTTCAGTGTCGGCATGATTGGTTTGGCTGGCGCAGCAATTTTGTATGATACTTCAAACGTTCTTCACCATTACCCAGAAGATCGTTATGTTGGTGCTGCACTGCAGTTATTTGCCAGTGTCGCCATGATGTTCTGGTATGTTCTTCGTCTCTTTATGGCGAGTGAAGATTAATCGGATATCCGAAAAAAAAGCGGCGTTTAGCCGCTTTTTTTATGCGCAATTAACGAGCTAAACTAGTCTTCGCCCTTGCCTTCCTTATTAAGCTCCGACTCTTCAATGACCAGCTTCTCTTTTAATAGCTCGATTTTTTCTTTAGCCTTGTCTTGCTTCACTTTAAGTTTATCCTTTTGCTCGCTATCGGATGTTTCTTTTATTTGCTCTGCCATCTCCTCGACGGCTTCCTCAAGCTTTTCGACCTGTTGACGGGTTTGATCAACCTGTTCAGCTTTGTTGGCCTTATCAAAAATTACGGACTCTGGTTCTTCCTTTTTAGCCTTTTTTGACCGGGATTTTTTAGATTTTCCTGCTTCTGGAATAAAAGTCTTCTCGTCAACCATCCGTTGATTTCTAAAAATGGGAGAAACTATTTCTATTCCAGCCTGATGTAGACTGTCTAGAACACAGGCGTTTAGTTTTGAGCGACTTGATAGGAGAGTATTGATATCTGTAGCCAGCCCGTGAATCTTATAGACGATGGCATGATCCAGCAATTTTTCGATGTATACAAAAGGTTTCTCTAGCTCGGCATTCTTTGCGGCTTCAAGAAGTAAAGGCTCAATGGTTTGATGTTCATTGTCATAGCCCAAAGATACTTCGGTGGATATAATTGTTCCATCACTGTGCATTACTGTAACCGGGTTGGTTGCCAAAAACAGGTTAGGCAGGGTAATTAAATCCCTTTCGCGGTCCTGTAATTCGGTATGGAGTAAACCACGCCCCGATACTCGACCAAACATATCCTTGACTTCAATAAAGTCTCCTAGACG
This window harbors:
- a CDS encoding MFS transporter; the encoded protein is MKSSSLTSTERRSAVSLASIFALRMLGLFMLLPVIRILGEDLEGATLPLLGLALGIYGLSQAILQLPLGVLSDKIGRKPVIYGGLLIFIAGSLVAGFSESIWGLIAGRALQGAGAIASAVMALAADLSRPQQRSKMMAMIGASIGLAFAISLILGPLLANWLSLQGLFFVIATLAFVALVVAMTLVPNGEQASKVSLNLSFAERWQHVTAKGRIFVLALAVFVIHWSLVAVFMIVPEKLEISGFELSQHSWIYLTVLVLSIALMVPMMLRAERKKKHRQIMQLAFFVIVLALASLFTGFTHIVFWLVVLTLFFAGFNLLEAKLPSTVSNLFGSQYRGTALGVFSTSQFLGAFLGGSLTGYLLPKLGVDGILYLNIGLAVIAGLALSALGKLPEIEKIVIQLSDTDEKSGQKAQISALKMPGVMEAVASGTEGKVYLQVDKSRINQKDLMALGQIEG
- the ssb gene encoding single-stranded DNA-binding protein encodes the protein MASRGVNKVILVGNLGKDPEIRYTADGRAIANITVATSESWRDKSSGQQQEKTEWHRVVIFGKLAEIAGEYLRKGSQVYFEGKLQTRKWQDQSGQDRYTTEVVVDINGQMQMLGGRSGGGGDTSFGDNSSFGGQQQKPQNQQSPQPAPAMDDDFDDDIPF
- a CDS encoding Bax inhibitor-1/YccA family protein; amino-acid sequence: MSYQDIEQQDVAVSRGGLGDRAKFITKTYNHLLGAIFAFVLISVYFYQSGISMAIAEWVFSFGAGWMVLLGGFIAASWAATHLAHTSQSKVTQYSSLIGFIIAEAIIFAPMLLIAANYANGVIKSAATVTLVGFAILTAIVFYTRKDFSFLRGILMWAGGLALLAIGAAFIFGFQLGTWFSVGMIGLAGAAILYDTSNVLHHYPEDRYVGAALQLFASVAMMFWYVLRLFMASED
- a CDS encoding mechanosensitive ion channel family protein gives rise to the protein MSDFFGFDLTSLFWPVATLVIGFFAYQLLQKFFTLSKNKNTNVVLQRQLTNIVFMLLLIIVFVLVLPIKDSLKNQIIGLIGIVLSASIALSSATFLGNIMAGIWLRSVRNFRLGDFIEVKDMFGRVSGRGLLHTELQDRERDLITLPNLFLATNPVTVMHSDGTIISTEVSLGYDNEHQTIEPLLLEAAKNAELEKPFVYIEKLLDHAIVYKIHGLATDINTLLSSRSKLNACVLDSLHQAGIEIVSPIFRNQRMVDEKTFIPEAGKSKKSRSKKAKKEEPESVIFDKANKAEQVDQTRQQVEKLEEAVEEMAEQIKETSDSEQKDKLKVKQDKAKEKIELLKEKLVIEESELNKEGKGED